In Callospermophilus lateralis isolate mCalLat2 chromosome 10, mCalLat2.hap1, whole genome shotgun sequence, a single genomic region encodes these proteins:
- the Mras gene encoding ras-related protein M-Ras isoform X2 translates to MREQYMRTGDGFLIVYSVTDKASFEHVDRFHQLILRVKDRESFPMILVANKVDLMHLRKITREQGKEMANKHNIPYIETSAKDPPLNVDKAFHDLVRVIRQQIPEKSQKKKKKTKWRGDRATGTHKLQCVIL, encoded by the exons atgcGGGAGCAGTACATGCGCACAGGGGACGGCTTCCTCATCGTCTACTCCGTCACCGACAAGGCCAGCTTCGAGCATGTGGACCGCTTCCACCAGCTCATCCTGCGTGTCAAGGACAG GGAGTCATTTCCCATGATCCTCGTGGCCAACAAGGTCGATTTGATGCATCTGAGGAAAATCACCAGGGAGCAAGGAAAAGAAATGGCGAACAAACACAAT ATTCCGTACATAGAAACCAGTGCCAAGGACCCGCCTCTCAACGTGGACAAAGCCTTCCATGACCTCGTTAGAGTAATTAG GCAACAGATTCCAGAAAAgagccagaagaagaagaagaaaaccaaATGGCGGGGAGACCGGGCCACTGGCACCCATAAACTGCAGTGCGTGATCTTGTGA